One Streptomyces sp. 840.1 genomic window, GCCCGGGAGGCGACCCAGACGGGAATCGAGTCGTTGATCCGCTGCGCCTGCTCGGCCATCCGGAACGGCACCCCGGCCTGGGTCGCGCGGTGCACGAGGTAGAGCGGGTCGACCGGAATGCAGTGGCCCCCGACACCCGCGCCGGGACGGAACGGGGTGAAGCCGAAGGGCTTGGTCGCGGCGGCCTCGATGGTCTCCCAGACGTCGACACCCAGCCGGTGGCAGATCTGCGCGAACTCGTTGACCAGGGCCAGGTTCACCTGGCGGTAGGTGTTCTCCAGGATCTTGGCGGCCTCGGCCTCACGGCTGGAGCGGGTGACGTGCACCCGCTCGGTCAGCCCCGCGTAGAACGCGGCGGCGCGGGCACCGCACGCCGAGGTCAGCCCGCCGACCACCTTGGGCGTGTTGTGGAAGCCGTACCGGGTGTTGCCCGGGTCCACCCGCTCCGGCGAGAAGGCCAGGTGGAAGTCGCTGCCGGCGGTCAGGCCGGACTCCTCCAGGATGTCGCGGATGACGCCGTCGGTGGTCCCGGGGTAGGTGGTGGACTCGATGATCACCAGCTGTCCGGGACTCAGGTGCTGGCGGACCGTGCGCACCGCGCAGAGCAGGGGCTCCAGGTCCGGCACGCCGTGGGTGTCCACCGGCGTGGGAACGCACAGGGCGACGACGGAGCACTCGCTCAGGAACGCGGGGTCCGTGGTGGCGTCGAGCAGCGGCGCCACGGCGTCCAGTTCGGCCCGGGTCACCGTGTCGACGGGCGGTCGGCCGATGTTGACCTGAGCCACCAGGAAGTCGCTCAGGTCCAGGCCGCGGGTGCGGTGCCCGCCCGCGGCGGCGGCCACGGCGAGCGGCAGGCCCGCGTAGCCGATGCCCACGACGGCGACATCGACGGTGCGGTCGGGGTGTGCGGCCAGGGCGGGGCCGTTCGTGAGGACCGGCTCTGGTGGACCGGGTGGTGCGGCGGCGATGACGTCCATCGGGCTCTCCTGTGCGCGGACTGGGCAAAGTGGGCGGGTGGCGAGGGGCGCCCCTACCACCAGCCGTTGTCGCCCTGGGGCCGGTCCACGACGGTCGTTCCGGCGGCCGGCGCCGCCGCCGAGGCGTGGGCCGTTCCCGCCGCGGTGAGGAGGGAGGTACAGGTGAGGAGGGAGGTACAGACGAAGGCGGTACAGAGGAAGGCGCGGAATCGTGCAGGCATAGCTGTCCCCCGGTGTGTCTGGCGAGTGCGGAATCCGGCGGAGAGAAGGGCGGTCGCAACCGCTCGTCGCCGGCAGAATCCATGCTGCTGCCGCGCCTGTTCACGGGGCAAGACATTGCGTGCGGCGGCCATCAGCCATGGCGACAGGGCGCCACACCCCGCCCCTGTCTCAGAATGTGAGAATCTCCCGTAAGGGGTGTCCCCGCCTTCCGTAGGGGGGTGCGGCGCCGCGGCCGGACTCCGCAGGGGGGTGGCGGCCGACCGCCGGAAGGCCCGCGACTCCGCCCCGTTCTTCTCGGGGGGCCGGTCTCAGTCCAGCAGCCCGAGCTCCGCGACACGCAGGGCCACCTGGAAGCGCGTGTGCACTCCCAGCCGGTTCGTGAGGCCGGTCATGTACCGGCTCAACGTCCGGGAGGAGATGCCCAGATGACGGGCGATCGCCTCGTCCTTGACGCCGTCGGCGAGCATGCGCAGCACGATGAGGTCCTGGGAGTCGAGTTCCTCCCCGAGGGCGGCCGCCGGGGCCGCGGGACGCAGCGGCGTGGAGGTGTGCCAGCAGTAGTCGTACAGCGCGTGCAGGGACCTGGCCAGCGCCTGGCCGTGGATGGCGGAGGCTCCCTCGCCGGGGTCCTGCGGGTTGATCGGGAGCACCGCGAGGTCGTCGTCGAAGAGGATCATCCGCAACGGCAGGTAGTCCGCCGTGCGTGCCTCGCGCCCGATCCGTTCCGCGTCGGTCAGATACGCCGCCATGTAGGGGACCTCGGCCGTCCGTCGCGAGTAGAGCGTCTCCACCCGGATGCCCCGGCTCTCCATCTCCTTGTCCCGCAGCAGCATGGCGTCCACGAGTTCCTCCGGCGGCGGCCCGCCGGGGTGCATCGACCTCATGCGCACGTTGCAGGTGCTGCCCGCGTCCTCCAGGAAGGCGTTCACCAGCTCCGGCGTCGGCAGGGTCTCGATCTCGACGGACTCCCGCCGCTCGTCGTGCAGGCGCGGGTAGCCGCCGATCAGCGAGGCGACCGCGCCCCTGATCCTGGCCAGGTGCTGAAGGTGTGCCTCGGTCTGGCGTTCCTCGGCGGAGAACAGCCGGGTCAGCGCGGCCTCAGGGGTGACGGTCACGTAGCCGCAGGGGGCCGACCACGAGGGCACCAGCAGGCCGACGGCGCAGAGCGCGTCGCAGGCCTGATCCGCCTCGGCGAGGGAGCAGCGGGCCTCGGCCGCCATCTGTTCGAGCGACCAGCCGGGGTTCCGGTGGATCAGCCCGTAGAAGCGCTGGCGTACCCGTTCGGTCAGCTCGTTCACTCGTCCCCCTCGGTTTCGGCTCCGCCCCCCTCCGTCGTGGCGGGACGTCGCGGCCTCCCCGTGGGCCGCCGAGAGGGGACAGAGCTGACCCATAGGTACCACTCACCCCTTCGGGGGGTCGATCCTCCTGGGGGCCGATCCTCGTGCGCGGTGGAGTCGCGGGAATGGATGCCGCCTTGCGGGATGTTCACCATTCAACTAAATTGAACGCAGAACAGTCCCCGGAGGTGGCTCCCATGCCCGCAGTAACCGTCGAAAACCCGCTGACCCTGCCCAAGGTCGCCGCCTCGGCCGATGCCGTGGCCCGTCCCGTGCTCGCCGTGACCACGGCGCCCAGCGGGTTCGAGGGCGAGGGGTTCCCCGTGCGCCGCGCCTTCGCGGGGATCAACTACAAGTACCTCGACCCGTTCATCATGATGGACCAGATGGGTGAGGTGGAGTACGCGGCCGGCGAGCCGAAGGGCACGCCCTGGCACCCGCACCGCGGCTTCGAGACCGTCACCTACCTGATCGACGGCACCTTCGTGCACCAGGACTCCAACGGTGGCGGCGGCACCATCCAGAACGGCGACACCCAGTGGATGACCGCCGGGTCCGGGCTGCTCCACATCGAGGCCCCGCCGGAGTCGCTCGTCACGTCGGGCGGCCTCTTCCACGGCCTCCAGCTCTGGGTGAACCTGCCCAAGGCCGACAAGATGATGGCCCCGCGCTACCAGGACATCCGTGGCGGCCAGGTGCAGCTGCTCGCCTCCCCCGACGGGGGCGCGCTGCTCCGGGTGATCGCGGGCGAGCTCGACGGCCACGAGGGCCCCGGTGCCACGCACACCCCCATCACGATGATCCACGCCACCGTGCGCCCCGGCGCCGAGGTGACCCTGCCGTGGCGCGAGGACTTCAACGGCCTCGCCTACGTCCTGGCCGGCCGAGGCACCGTTGGCCAGGACCGCAGGCCCGTCCACATGGGCCAGACCGCCGTCTTCGGCGCCGGCTCCTCGCTGACCGTCCGCGCGGACGAGCAGCAGGACGGCAACGCCCCGGAGCTGGAGGTCGTCCTGCTCGGCGGGCGTCCCATCCGGGAGCCGATGGCGCACTACGGGCCGTTCGTGATGAACAGCCAGGCCGAACTGAAGCAGGCCTTCGAGGACTTCCAGGCCGGCCGCCTCGGCACCGTGCCCGCCGTCCACGGGATGTGAGCCGCACCGCCGCCGTATGACGGTTCGTCACTCGTACGGCGGCGCGGGC contains:
- a CDS encoding pirin family protein, whose protein sequence is MPAVTVENPLTLPKVAASADAVARPVLAVTTAPSGFEGEGFPVRRAFAGINYKYLDPFIMMDQMGEVEYAAGEPKGTPWHPHRGFETVTYLIDGTFVHQDSNGGGGTIQNGDTQWMTAGSGLLHIEAPPESLVTSGGLFHGLQLWVNLPKADKMMAPRYQDIRGGQVQLLASPDGGALLRVIAGELDGHEGPGATHTPITMIHATVRPGAEVTLPWREDFNGLAYVLAGRGTVGQDRRPVHMGQTAVFGAGSSLTVRADEQQDGNAPELEVVLLGGRPIREPMAHYGPFVMNSQAELKQAFEDFQAGRLGTVPAVHGM
- a CDS encoding LuxR C-terminal-related transcriptional regulator, with translation MNELTERVRQRFYGLIHRNPGWSLEQMAAEARCSLAEADQACDALCAVGLLVPSWSAPCGYVTVTPEAALTRLFSAEERQTEAHLQHLARIRGAVASLIGGYPRLHDERRESVEIETLPTPELVNAFLEDAGSTCNVRMRSMHPGGPPPEELVDAMLLRDKEMESRGIRVETLYSRRTAEVPYMAAYLTDAERIGREARTADYLPLRMILFDDDLAVLPINPQDPGEGASAIHGQALARSLHALYDYCWHTSTPLRPAAPAAALGEELDSQDLIVLRMLADGVKDEAIARHLGISSRTLSRYMTGLTNRLGVHTRFQVALRVAELGLLD
- a CDS encoding nucleotide sugar dehydrogenase, encoding MDVIAAAPPGPPEPVLTNGPALAAHPDRTVDVAVVGIGYAGLPLAVAAAAGGHRTRGLDLSDFLVAQVNIGRPPVDTVTRAELDAVAPLLDATTDPAFLSECSVVALCVPTPVDTHGVPDLEPLLCAVRTVRQHLSPGQLVIIESTTYPGTTDGVIRDILEESGLTAGSDFHLAFSPERVDPGNTRYGFHNTPKVVGGLTSACGARAAAFYAGLTERVHVTRSSREAEAAKILENTYRQVNLALVNEFAQICHRLGVDVWETIEAAATKPFGFTPFRPGAGVGGHCIPVDPLYLVHRATQAGVPFRMAEQAQRINDSIPVWVASRAQELLTANGINVRGAKVLLLGVTYKPDVADIRHSPAEPLALELLGAGADVMFHDPYVTTFSARGRAVPAGQDLVADLATADLTIVVQRHRMYDNGLLAHARLVLDPGGPGTTQEGGNA